In Metarhizium brunneum chromosome 3, complete sequence, a genomic segment contains:
- the sepA gene encoding Cytokinesis protein sepA, which yields MSSADKSRQSSGGRSLFSRSKNKDKRPTDGDHLDAASTISFRSSRHKRDSSSVSIDTPTSPDPGVNMMAGVITSIPYDNIPSGSRSPIPVDYLPGSEQAPARRDPLPHQLNKSGMDFHQYPSFDPSSARPRESNMTMASTGRQAQFQQWGPTRGSVASTVNGSHTSRYESYLDPNDGRSSGENLSLYSGNATHRDIGGATRSSQLALPSASSQSSYGSQPSYRESNRVTKFPGPFLTAHEGFYFPKPDDDNVIEQMFLQLMQKRGWHNLPEQARRQMMAYPPQKKWTLLYQDRLTEWQGEQKRRQTARSNQYAAPDITTYSDEEGTPEWYVRKVMEDKLDAKGLGSLEVNLRTQQIGWVKRFVECQGQVALVTLLLKINRKTVTGPPPDNARAEKNLDKGYDIIKCLKALMNNKFGADDALMQQKVLLALATCLISARITTRKLVSEILTFLCTWGRDGEGHIKVIQALDELKTQSGENGRFDAWMRLVEVTVDGRGKMGSLVGASEEVRTGGIGMENLLMEYAVTTLMLINMLVDAPEHDLQLRIHIRAQFTACGIKRILTKMEGFQYELLDKQIERFRTNEAIDYEDMLERENSSIKDSVEGDVKDLTDPVQIADAIQQRIHGSKAQDYFVSALQHLMLIRAQDGEERLRMFQLVDSMLSYVAMDRRLPNMDLKQSLNFTVQSLLDKLHTDSEARQAQDESLESRQIAEAAMAERDEMRARLELGADGLVKKMQKQLDEQARFIEAQRRQAEGLKAELNNVQTVRAKEAQRNELETRELYLMLRDAQDIAASNALKGKPGHSDNDNGSTNNAETAEQMQGILDRDRLMERLQRQLERQKTQYKLEGRVWGEAGGPSDRLRALREEMDDDNLESPAGSGTPPRDLTNSVLGSVGRQTRIPRKPLRSDRDAEDSVIEESEETEGEEGVIYERPRIVEMKRPTIDPKQQAGLVNEIGSKVKKYEGSDSEDADVDATPSHPSLESSTPRTSADDEALKTESAAAGPAPPPPPPIPGQIPGAPPPPPPPPPPPMPSLIPGGPPPPPPPPPPPPPPPPPPPPGSIPGSASAGSIPPPPPPPPPGAIPSGNYLPQKSTYTAPSIGLPVARPKKKLKALHWEKLDTPETSHWAAHAPSAEEREEKYNELSRKGILDEVEKLFMAKEIKKLGGGMAKSSDKKQIISADLRKAYEIAFAKFSQHSVEKIVRTIIHCDTEVLDNQVVMEFLQKDDLCNISDNVAKQMAPYSRDLTGPDATSQHREQDPSELTRQDQIYLHTAFELHHYWKSRMRALWLSKNFESDYEELNERINQVVTVSESLRDSVSLMNVLGLILDIGNYMNDANKQARGFKLSSLARLGMVKDDKNESSLADLVERIVRSQYPEWEGFANDISGVVAAQKINVEQLQADAKKYIETIRNVQMSLDSGNLSDPKQFHPEDRVSQIVQRCMKEARRKADQMELYLDEMIKTYKDIMVFYGEDPTDENAKREFFAKLANFLLEWKKSKEKNTKLEDMRRRNEASMKRKHTAQKGGAAAALGEGSASPTSTGAMDSLLEKLRAAAPQARDQRDRRRRARLKDRHQVRVASGQKIPDLAEVPDAETGLQNIEKAIDEEGNPIVSPGLSSPREGDEDVADRAAALLQGMRGDGDDDAAKRESLRQARRQTAEDERRSRRRRREKAGASQMSGTAEEAAAADGTAAGVPEAVEEEAEKEPEPDEGPMEGAKLEAENE from the exons ATGTCATCAGCAGACAAGTCCAGACAATCGTCCGGGGGGCGATCTCTTTTTTCCAGAAGTAAGAACAAGGACAAAAGACCGACAGATGGCGACCACCTTGACGCCGCCAGCACTATCAGCTTCCGGTCATCAAGGCACAAAAGAGACTCATCCTCCGTGTCTATTGATACGCCCACATCTCCCGACCCCGGAGTGAACATGATGGCGGGAGTGATAACATCTATCCCCTACGATAATATACCTTCCGGTTCGAGATCCCCGATACCCGTCGATTATCTCCCCGGTTCCGAACAAGCGCCAGCACGCAGAGATCCCTTGCCTCACCAACTCAACAAAAGTGGCATGGATTTTCATCAATACCCCTCGTTCGACCCATCGAGCGCCAGGCCGAGAGAATCTAACATGACCATGGCTTCTACTGGTCGACAAGCCCAGTTTCAACAATGGGGTCCTACTCGAGGAAGTGTTGCTAGCACAGTCAATGGCTCCCATACCTCTCGATACGAATCGTACCTAGACCCCAATGATGGCCGTAGCTCTGGTGAGAACCTAAGCTTATACTCAGGTAATGCTACCCATCGAGATATTGGGGGGGCAACACGCTCATCGCAGCTAGCATTACCAAGTGCCTCGTCGCAGAGTTCCTATGGCTCTCAGCCGTCGTATCGAGAATCCAATCGAGTCACCAAGTTTCCCGGCCCCTTTCTGACAGCACACGAGGGCTTTTACTTTCCGAAACCGGACGATGATAATGTTATTGAACAAATGTTCCTTCAGCTTATGCAGAAACGAGGATGGCACAACTTGCCTGAGCAAGCTCGACGACAAATGATGGCTTACCCGCCGCAGAAGAAATGGACACTTCTTTATCAAGATCGTTTGACTGAGTGGCAAGGGGAACAAAAGAGAAGGCAAACAGCTCGGTCCAATCAGTATGCGGCACCGGATATAACGACCTACTCTGACGAAGAAGGCACACCGGAATGGTATGTGCGGAAGGTAATGGAAGACAAGCTGGACGCCAAGGGCCTCGGCAGTCTCGAGGTCAACTTGAGAACCCAGCAGATAGGCTGGGTAAAGCGATTTGTCGAGTGCCAGGGACAGGTTGCATTGGTCACACTGCTACTAAAAATCAACCGCAAGACAGTGACCGGTCCCCCGCCGGATAATGCACGAGCAGAGAAGAACCTGGATAAGGGTTACGACATCATTAAGTGCTTAAAAGCGCTTATGAACAACAAGTtcggcgccgacgatgcTTTGATGCAGCAAAAAGTCCTTTTAGCCCTTGCTACCTGTCTCATATCAGCACGAATTACTACTAGGAAGCTCGTGAGCGAAATATTAACATTCCTATGTACTTGGGGTCGCGATGGCGAAGGCCATATCAAGGTTATTCAAGCTCTGGATGAGCTGAAGACTCAATCTGGTGAGAATGGCCGATTCGACGCTTGGATGCGCTTGGTAGAGGTAACAGTTGATGGCCGTGGCAAAATGGGCAGCCTGGTTGGTGCTAGCGAGGAGGTACGAACTGGTGGTATTGGCATGGAGAATCTGCTCATGGAATATGCCGTCACCACCCTCATGCTCATCAATATGCTGGTAGATGCGCCAGAGCATGACCTTCAGCTGCGAATACATATTCGAGCCCAGTTTACAGCATGCGGCATCAAACGAATTCTCACAAAAATGGAAGGGTTCCAATAtgagctcctcgacaagCAAATTGAGCGGTTTCGTACCAATGAAGCCATTGATTACGAAGATATGCTTGAGAGGGAAAATAGCAGTATCAAGGACAGCGTCGAAGGTGACGTTAAGGATCTCACTGATCCTGTTCAGATCGCCGACGCCATTCAGCAACGAATCCATGGAAGCAAAGCACAGGATTATTTTGTTTCAGCGCTGCAACATCTCATGCTCATCCGCGCTCAAGACGGGGAAGAGCGGTTGCGTATGTTTCAACTTGTTGACTCAATGCTGAGCTACGTGGCCATGGACCGGCGTTTGCCCAACATGGATCTTAAGCAAAGTCTCAACTTTACGGTTCAGAGTCTGCTAGATAAGCTGCATACCGATTCAGAGGCACGGCAGGCGCAGGATGAGTCTCTCGAGTCACGACAGATAGCggaggccgccatggcggaGCGTGATGAAATGCGTGCCAGGCTTGAACTCGGAGCCGATGGACTTGTGAAGAAAATGCAGAAGCAACTTGACGAGCAAGCGCGATTTATCGAAGCCCAAAGAAGGCAAGCGGAGGGCCTGAAAGCTGAGCTGAATAATGTTCAAACTGTCCGTGCTAAAGAAGCTCAGAGAAACGAGCTAGAGACCCGAGAATTGTATCTGATGTTGAGAGACGCACAAGACATCGCGGCGTCTAATGCCCTCAAAGGAAAGCCCGGTCACAGCGAcaatgacaatggcagcaccaATAACGCGGAAACCGCGGAGCAGATGCAGGGCATTTTGGACCGCGACAGACTAATGGAGCGTCTCCAGAGGCAATTGGAGCGACAAAAGACACAGTACAAATTGGAAGGCCGTGTTTGGGGCGAGGCCGGCGGCCCATCTGACCGGTTGCGAGCCTTACGTGAAGAAATGGACGATGACAATCTGGAATCACCAGCTGGGAGCGGGACACCGCCTCGTGACCTTACCAACAGTGTTCTGGGCAGCGTGGGTCGCCAGACCAGAATTCCTCGGAAACCACTTCGCTCTGACAGAGATGCTGAAGATAGTGTCATTGAAGAAAGTGAAGAAACagaaggtgaagaaggtGTCATTTACGAACGTCCTCGTATTGTTGAGATGAAGCGGCCAACCATCGACCCTAAGCAACAAGCTGGGCTGGTAAACGAAATAGGCTCCAAGGTCAAGAAATATGAGGGCAGCGACTCGGAGGATGCCGATGTCGACGCTACACCATCGCATCCCAGCTTGGaatcatcaacaccaagaacCTCAGCAGATGATGAGGCTCTTAAGACAGAATCTGCTGCAGCAGGTCCtgctccccctccccctccgcCCATACCAGGCCAGATTCCTGGAGcaccaccgcctcctccgccaccacctccaccacctATGCCGAGTCTAATTCCCGGcggtcctcctcctcctcctccgcctcctccgcctccgcctccaccgcctccaccgccgccgcccggaTCTATCCCGGGATCAGCCTCGGCAGGCTCcataccgccgccgccgccgcctcctcctcctggaGCTATTCCTTCTGGCAATTACCTACCTCAGAAATCAACTTATACTGCTCCGAGTATTGGTCTCCCCGTGGCAcggcccaagaagaagctcaaggcttTGCATTGGGAAAAGCTCGACACCCCCGAGACCAGTCACTGGGCTGCGCATGCTCCGTCAGCTGAGGAGCGAGAAGAGAAGTATAATGAGCTTAGCCGAAAGGGTATCTTGgacgaggttgagaagcttTTTATGGCCAAAGAAATTAAGAAATTGGGCGgtggcatggccaagagTAGTGACAAAAAGCAAATCATTTCTGCTGACCTGCGGAAGGCATACG AAATCGCCTTTGCCAAGTTTTCACAACATTCTGTGGAGAAGATTGTTCGGACGATTATTCATTGTGACACTGAAGTGCTGGATAATCAGGTTGTCATGGAGTTCCTTCAAAAGGATGACCTATGCAATATTTCCGACAATGTAGCGAAACAAATGGCGCCGTACAGCCGAGATCTGACTGGCCCTGATGCCACCAGCCAACACCGCGAGCAAGACCCCTCGGAGCTCACAAGACAGGATCAAATTTACTTGCATACCGCGTTTGAGTTGCACCACTACTGGAAGAGCCGCATGAGGGCCCTGTGGCTAAGTAAAAACTTTGAATCAGACTACGAGGAGCTCAATGAGAGAATAAACCAGGTTGTGACAGTTTCAGAGAGCCTGCGGGACTCTGTATCGCTTATGAATGTCCTTGGCCTTATtctcgacattggcaactATATGAATGACGCTAACAAACAAGCGCGTGGTTTCAAGCTAAGCTCACTAGCACGGTTAGGCATGGTCAAGGATGACAAGAATGAATCCTCGCTGGCAGATCTGGTGGAGCGTATAGTTCGAAGTCAGTACCCCGAATGGGAGGGATTCGCCAACGACATCAGCGGTGTTGTGGCGGCACAAAAGATCAATGTGGAACAGCTGCAGGCGGATGCTAAGAAATACATTGAGACCATTCGCAATGTGCAAATGTCCCTGGACTCCGGGAACCTCAGCGACCCCAAACAATTCCATCCTGAGGATCGCGTCAGCCAAATCGTGCAGCGATGCATGAAGGAAGCACGACGCAAGGCCGACCAAATGGAGCTCTATCTTGATGAAATGATTAAAACTTATAAGGACATTATGGTGTTTTATGGAGAGGATCCTACCGACGAAAACGCCAAACGAGAGTTCTTCGCCAAACTAGCCAATTTTTTGTTGGAGTGGAAGAAATCAAAGGAGAAGAATACTAAGCTGGAAGATATGAGGAGACGAAACGAAGCGTCCATGAAGCGTAAGCACACTGCGCAAAAGggaggagctgcagcagctCTGGGCGAAGGAAGCGCCTCACCAACTAGTACCGGCGCGATGGACTCGCTGCTTGAGAAGCTTCGAGCAGCGGCGCCGCAAGCCCGGGACCAGAGAGATCGACGTCGTCGCGCACGTCTCAAGGACAGACACCAAGTGCGAGTGGCTTCGGGCCAAAAGATTCCTGACCTGGCTGAAGTACCCGACGCCGAGACCGGTCTACAAAATATTGAAAAGGCGATTGACGAAGAGGGCAACCCGATTGTTAGCCCTGGGCTGAGTTCACCTAgagaaggagatgaagatgttgctgaccgagccgccgccttgcTACAAGGTATGCGTGGCGACGGGgacgatgatgccgccaaGAGAGAGAGCCTACGGCAAGCGAGAAGACAAACAGCTGAGGATGAGCGTCGATCAAGAAGACGGAGGAGAGAGAAAGCAGGCGCTAGCCAAATGAGCGGAACTGCAGAGgaagcagctgcagcagatGGCACTGCGGCTGGCGTACCAGAAGCGGTCGAAGAAGAGGCGGAGaaggagccagagccagatgAAGGGCCTATGGAGGGAGCAAAGTTAGAAGCGGAGAACGAGTAG
- the MSS1 gene encoding tRNA modification GTPase MSS1: protein MSTAQIYQGLCPGKPPPKPRRATVRTLLDPASNTETNILDVEALLLHLPSPKTVTGEEVLELHVHGGPATVKAVLSAIPKCQASTRIRYAEPGEFTKRAFFNGRLDLAQIESLGDTLDAETEQQRRAAVRGNSGALGRSYEDWRHQLLQARGEIEALIDFSEDQHFDESQSELLENVARQVAKILRSIDLHELGSQRSELLRNGIRIALVGPPNAGKSSLMNIIVGREASIVSGEAGTTRDIVEASLDIRGFLCSFADTAGFRSKTETSDEVIGAVEEEGIRRARARAQESDVVLVLASVEPGPSGPFIHFDKETMALATEAQSSLVVVNKQDTVDGDVLSHLLRQFRQLIREEYPGLPQEPICISCKEDGSASRDSGVQSVVDALVASFSQMTDMPPDMRDLLGVTERQRQLLAKCRGHLEDFMGEAQPQKGLDSDIVLAAEYLRYAADCLARITGKGEAGDVEEVLGVVFEKFCVGK from the exons ATGTCTACAG CTCAGATATACCAAGGCTTATGCCCGGGCAAACCACCACCCAAACCTAGGCGTGCGACTGTTCGTACCCTACTTGACCCGGCATCCAACACTGAAACCAACATATTAGATGTGGAAGCCCTGCTACTCCATCTCCCCTCGCCCAAAACAGTCACCGGCGAGGAAGTCCTTGAGCTCCACGTCCATGGCGGCCCAGCGACAGTGAAAGCCGTCTTGTCTGCTATACCGAAATGCCAGGCCAGCACGCGCATCCGCTACGCCGAACCAGGCGAATTCACCAAACGCGCATTCTTCAATGGCCGCCTTGATCTGGCGCAAATTGAATCCCTGGGCGACACTCTGGACGCAGAGACGGAACAGCAGCGTCGCGCAGCAGTAAGAGGTAACTCTGGCGCGCTTGGACGAAGCTACGAAGACTGGCGGCACCAGTTACTCCAAGCCCGCGGGGAGATTGAGGCTCTCATAGACTTTTCAGAGGACCAGCATTTTGACGAGTCGCAGTCTGAGCTGCTGGAAAACGTGGCAAGACAGGTAGCCAAGATTTTGCGCTCCATCGACCTGCACGAGTTGGGCAGCCAACGAAGCGAGTTGTTGCGGAACGGAATTCGCATCGCGCTGGTAGGGCCCCCGAATGCTGGAAAAAGCTCCCTGATGAACATCATTGTCGGCCGGGAAGCGTCCATTGTTTCCGGCGAGGCCGGCACTACACGGGATATTGTAGAGGCCAGTCTCGATATACGGGGGTTTCTATGCTCCTTTGCTGATACTGCTGGTTTTCGGTCCAAGACGGAGACGAGCGACGAGGTGATTGGCGCcgtggaagaagagggcATTCGACGAGCAAGGGCACGGGCACAGGAGTCGGACGTGGTTCTCGTCCTGGCATCCGTAGAGCCAGGGCCGTCCGGGCCGTTTATCCACTTCGACAAGGAGACGATGGCCCTTGCGACCGAGGCACAGTCGTCTCTTGTCGTTGTCAACAAGCAAGACACGGTCGATGGAGATGTACTGTCCCATTTGCTCCGGCAGTTTCGCCAACTGATTCGCGAGGAATATCCGGGTCTACCACAAGAACCAATCTGCATATCCTGCAAAGAAGACGGCTCTGCATCGAGGGACAGTGGCGTCCAAAGCGTCGTCGACGCACTGGTCGCCTCCTTTTCCCAAATGACAGACATGCCGCCCGACATGCGAGACCTGCTGGGTGTTACTGAGCGACAGCGCCAATTACTTGCGAAATGTAGAGGCCATTTAGAGGATTTCATGGGCGAAGCGCAACCGCAAAAGGGGTTAGATTCAGACATTGTCCTTGCAGCCGAGTATCTGAGATATGCTGCGGACTGTCTGGCCAGAATCACGGGCAAAGGTGAGGCCGGGGATGTGGAGGAGGTATTGGGCGTGGTGTTTGAAAA GTTCTGCGTGGGTAAGTAG
- the FCK1 gene encoding Bifunctional cytokinin biosynthesis protein — MSSNAPIAGQNRTATTNGISGSTPRTKICVFCGSSSGTSPAHLEAAQQLGRVMAENNIDLVYGGGTVGLMGEVAKTVCAINGPDSVHGIIPEALVRYERDGTYQTVNVNNQVVPTESVYGRTTVVKDMHTRKKLMAEQVFNGGPGSGFIGLSGGYGTMEEVFEVITWNQLGIHTKGICLLNIEGYWDGIVQWLGKASEQGFVKPGNENIVVAATDAESAVKALSDYKVSGATFKLQWGKQ; from the exons ATGTCGTCTAACGCGCCCATCGCGGGCCAGAATCGCACCGCCACGACAAACGGCATCAGCGGCAGCACGCCTCGTACCAAGATTTGTGTCTTTTGCGGCTCCAGCAGCGGAACCAGCCCAGCACACTTGGAAGCCGCCCAGCAACTAGGCAGAGTCATGGCCGAGAACAACATTGACTTGG TATATGGCGGTGGCACTGTCGGTCTCATGGGCGAAGTTGCCAAAACAGTCTGCGCCATCAACGGACCCGACTCGGTTCACGGCATCATCCCCGAGGCCCTGGTCAGATATGAGCGAGATGGCACCTACCAGACAGTCAACGTCAATAACCAGGTTGTCCCCACCGAATCCGTGTATGGCCGCACCACGGTGGTCAAGGACATGCACACCCGCAAGAAGCTCATGGCCGAGCAAGTCTTCAACGGCGGGCCCGGTAGCGGCTTTATTGGCCTGAGCGGGGGCTACGGTACCATGGAAGAGGTTTTCGAGGTCATCACCTGGAACCAGCTGGGCATCCACACAAAGGGCATTTGCCTACTCAACATTGAGGGATACTGGGACGGCATTGTACAGTGGCTGGGCAAGGCATCAGAGCAGGGCTTCGTCAAGCCTGGTAATGAGAATATCGTCGTTGCGGCTACCGATGCCGAGAGTGCCGTCAAAGCACTGAGCGACTACAAGGTTTCCGGGGCTACTTTCAAGCTTCAGTGGGGAAAACAATAG
- the hus1 gene encoding Checkpoint protein hus1, with product MRFRTELKNIRTFASMSNQLTAALSSLEKIAWVRLSDETVRFTVIPDMGSQVWASLAMDLIFQGHHIQSAESHNTINLELPLQPLQRALKSALNSISASLRLTKKDGLPILSMTITTTTSNVSSAAAKLSSEDPFGDDVFEQEHLETSLRREHEKIITQDIPVRVLHPATVETIMQPRVREPDVHIQLPPLLQLKAISDRFTKLALTGANSSKAPKLELSANMHGSLRLRIATETTDICSVWSDLENPELDPLQLERPVEEHPSTKFREEGPDRWATVRVDGRDWSRVLSVGRLEGRVIACFADDHALILYVYVPHYDDATEDESVVTYYVQSYSR from the exons ATGCGGTTTCGCACAGAATTGAAGAACATACGCACGTTTGCGAGCATGTCCAACC AACTTACGGCTGCTCTCTCATCCTTGGAAAAGATAGCCTGGGTCCGCCTCAGTGATGAGACAGTCAGATTCACCGTCATCCCAGATATGGGATCACAAGTCTGGGC CTCACTAGCAATGGATCTCATCTTCCAGGGCCACCACATCCAATCCGCAGAGTCCCACAACACCATCAACCTCGAACTTCCTCTTCAGCCGCTCCAGCGCGCACTCAAATCCGCGCTCAACAGCATATCTGCGTCCCTACGGCTCACAAAGAAGGACGGCCTGCCAATTCTCTCCATGACCATCACGACAACCACGTCAAATGTGTCCTCAGCCGCAGCTAAATTGTCGTCCGAAGATCCCTTTGGCGATGACGTCTTTGAGCAGGAGCACCTCGAGACGTCACTACGCAGAGAGCACGAGAAGATCATCACACAGGACATACCCGTGCGTGTGCTGCACCCAGCAACCGTCGAGACAATCATGCAGCCAAGAGTGCGGGAACCAGATGTCCACATTCAactgccgccgttgctgcaACTCAAAGCTATATCGGATCGCTTCACGAAGCTAGCTCTGACAGGGGCAAATTCTTCCAAGGCACCAAAATTGGAACTAAGCGCCAATATGCACGGGAGCCTGCGGCTGCGAATAGCCACTGAAACAACTGACATATGCAGCGTATGGTCCGATCTCGAAAATCCCGAACTAGACCCTCTGCAGCTGGAACGGCCTGTTGAAGAGCACCCTAGTACGAAGTTTCGCGAAGAGGGACCAGATCGATGGGCCACGGTGCGTGTAGATGGCAGGGACTGGAGTAGAGTACTAAGCGTGGGTCGACTGGAGGGTCGCGTCATTGCTTGCTTTGCAGATGACCATGCCTTGATCCTTTATGTTTATGTGCCGCATTATGATGATGCAACTGAGGACGAGTCTGTTGTTACC TATTACGTACAATCATACAGCAGGTGA